From the genome of Nicotiana sylvestris chromosome 2, ASM39365v2, whole genome shotgun sequence, one region includes:
- the LOC104225142 gene encoding uncharacterized protein isoform X3, with product MGCAVSVYAVGKKKKKNIIPEVSIFVPSMRVPVQCDLQRTLKGVIPKDLVDRLTSIRNQIVLIAQDTDVSAIDELQQALEEYLSLLVGLTKKEFGLQDLIGFKWRNLEDGQEQEMSVANSWFELLSVLHMMAMLTLVEANMKLIPKDSAMTERVVSGDCMRDAVDLLLKTAGYLDFCVQDVLVHLPPDVKLPKDLHRSILEATSNQALAQGTEIQLGLALESQNATLSVKRRLACEAVSYYGQALCCLSGNNNFNGTAKKHILFIKWKYLEAKAAAYYYHGIIVDKGTEPSSHVSALCCFLAAEELLTESKKASLSFCLAEPVTRTPPPWGVMKHLNKKVPETATRKSQMYGYLLDQEKGRALPDLPEFQLSLKPDEYTLPETDSTWNSEIPGQSLKEHLKDCEDGVETE from the exons ATGGGGTGTGCAGTTTCTGTCTACGCGgttggaaaaaagaagaagaagaacatcaTTCCTGAAGTCAGCATTTTCGTCCCTTCAATGCGCGTTCCTGTTCAATGTGATCTCCAGAGGACACTTAAGGGTGTGATTCCGAAGGATCTTGTTGATAGACTAACTTCTATAAGGAATCAGATTGTTTTGATCGCGCAAGATACAG ATGTTTCTGCTATCGATGAATTACAACAAGCTCTCGAGGAGTATTTGTCTCTTCTTGTTGGCCTCACTAAAAAAG AATTTGGGCTTCAAGACTTGATTGGATTTAAGTGGAGAAACTTAGAAGATGGGCAAGAG CAGGAAATGTCGGTAGCAAACTCCTGGTTTGAATTACTGTCTGTTCTCCACATGATGGCAATGTTAACATTAGTAGAGGCAAATATGAAGTTAATACCAAAAGACAGTGCTATGACTGAACGTGTTGTATCCGGAG ATTGCATGAGGGATGCTGTTGATTTGCTGCTAAAAACAGCAGGTTATTTGGATTTCTGTGTTCAAGATGTTCTTGTCCACCTACCACCTGATGTTAA ATTGCCTAAAGATTTGCATCGGAGTATTCTTGAAGCCACATCAAACCAAGCACTAGCCCAG GGAACTGAAATTCAATTAGGTTTGGCTCTTGAAAGTCAGAATGCAACTTTATCAGTGAAGAGGAGGCTGGCATGTGAAGCAGTAAGCTACTATGGACAG GCTCTTTGCTGCTTGTCTGGAAATAATAATTTCAATGGAACAGCGAAAAAGCATATATTATTCATCAAATGGAAGTATCTTGAAGCAaag GCTGCAGCTTACTACTACCATGGTATAATCGTCGACAAGGGCACAGAACCTTCATCCCACGTTAGTGCACTGTGTTGTTTCCTCGCAGCAGAAGAATTACTTACAGAAAGCAAAAAGGCTTCATTAAGTTTTTGCCTTGCAGAACCTGTGACAAG AACTCCTCCACCATGGGGTGTTATGAAACATTTAAACAAAAAAGTTCCCGAAACGGCTACCAGAAAGTCTCAGATGTATGGCTACCTTTTGGATCAAGAAAA AGGTCGAGCATTGCCAGATCTTCCTGAATTTCAGTTGTCGCTCAAACCTGACGAATATACATTGCCAGAAACAGATTCAACATGGAATAGTGAAATACCTGGACAAAGCCTCAAAGAACATCTCAAAGATTGTGAAGATGGGGTGGAAACTGAATAA
- the LOC104225143 gene encoding F-box/LRR-repeat protein 4: MDTILCDELLQEIFRRLPPPSSAAVSLVCKRWLYLLRSSTTSLSLSFIEPPFIPLFTSFLRFYPYLSTVSVTITSTLDSSDHLLFSISSSCPNLKYLKFLSGPLSHFSLVSLSASCPNLVSLTVTLFRPLNFMWLASFNKSLKELSVYSAGDSRELDFVDFSGSCDSELNLESLLLSGIKARDKGVNFLWRNCKKVRNLKLKSCESVGDQSSFLAFLEYLEGLETVELRTCRAIVDGVLLKLAENCGMLNSLLIYDGGSKEGLLHFLSQSKCYTNLQKLDLRLPLDLDNSHFIAAAENLGFLRSLRLQSCCLVTGEGLKILGNAMANGLEELALINCDVVERESGLLNTLGQDLKKLRKLDLSFNDMLIDKELISMVVSCNNLNELKLRGCNKLTNLAIVSLAKCCKKLESVDVMYCCGIEAQAVELFVLNSPKLRRLQVEENKVSNVVRTWASNKFIEIVY, encoded by the coding sequence ATGGATACAATTCTATGTGATGAACTTCTTCAAGAAATATTCCGCCGCCTTCCACCGCCGTCCTCCGCCGCCGTTTCTTTAGTCTGTAAGCGGTGGCTTTATCTTCTTCGCTCTTCAACTACTTCTCTTTCTCTCAGTTTCATTGAACCCCCTTTTATTCCTCTTTTTACCTCTTTTCTTCGTTTTTACCCATATTTATCTACTGTCTCTGTTACTATTACAAGCACCTTAGATTCTTCCGATCATTTACTGTTTTCAATCTCTTCATCTTGTCCTAATCTCAAGTACCTTAAATTCTTATCTGGTCCTCTTTCTCATTTTTCTCTTGTTTCTCTTTCTGCTTCTTGTCCTAATCTTGTTTCTCTTACTGTTACTCTTTTTAGACCTTTGAATTTCATGTGGTTGGCTTCTTTTAATAAATCTCTTAAAGAATTATCTGTTTACTCAGCTGGGGATTCAAGGGAATTGGATTTTGTTGACTTTTCTGGTTCTTGTGATTCTGAGTTGAATTTGGAAAGTCTTTTGTTGTCTGGAATTAAAGCAAGGGATAAGGGTGTTAATTTTTTATGGAGAAATTGCAAAAAGGTGAGAAATTTAAAGCTGAAAAGCTGTGAAAGTGTTGGTGATCAAAGTTCTTTTTTAGCATTTCTTGAATATTTGGAGGGTCTTGAAACAGTGGAATTAAGAACTTGTAGAGCAATTGTTGATGGGGTTTTGTTGAAACTAGCTGAGAATTGTGGTATGTTGAATTCTTTGTTGATATATGATGGTGGTAGTAAAGAGGGGTTACTTCATTTCTTGAGTCAAAGCAAATGTTATACTAATTTACAGAAGCTTGATTTAAGATTGCCTCTTGATCTTGATAATAGTCATTTCATAGCTGCTGCTGAAAATTTAGGGTTTTTGAGGAGTTTAAGGTTACAAAGTTGTTGTCTTGTTACTGGTGAAGGGCTAAAGATTCTTGGAAATGCTATGGCTAATGGACTTGAAGAATTGGCTTTGATAAATTGTGATGTAGTGGAAAGAGAATCTGGTTTGTTGAATACATTAGGACAGGATTTGAAGAAATTAAGGAAATTGGACTTGTCTTTTAATGACATGTTAATTGATAAAGAACTGATATCAATGGTTGTGTCTTGTAACAATTTGAATGAATTGAAGTTAAGGGGTTGCAACAAGTTGACAAATTTAGCTATAGTTTCATTGGCTAAGTGTTGCAAGAAATTAGAAAGTGTTGATGTAATGTATTGTTGTGGGATTGAGGCACAGGCTGTTGAGTTATTTGTGTTGAATTCACCAAAGTTGAGAAGGTTGCAGGTTGAGGAAAATAAGGTTTCTAATGTGGTCAGGACATGGGCATCAAATAAATTCATTGAAATTGTTTACTGA
- the LOC104225142 gene encoding uncharacterized protein isoform X1, producing the protein MGCAVSVYAVGKKKKKNIIPEVSIFVPSMRVPVQCDLQRTLKGVIPKDLVDRLTSIRNQIVLIAQDTDVSAIDELQQALEEYLSLLVGLTKKEFGLQDLIGFKWRNLEDGQEQEMSVANSWFELLSVLHMMAMLTLVEANMKLIPKDSAMTERVVSGDCMRDAVDLLLKTAGYLDFCVQDVLVHLPPDVKNRLPKDLHRSILEATSNQALAQGTEIQLGLALESQNATLSVKRRLACEAVSYYGQALCCLSGNNNFNGTAKKHILFIKWKYLEAKAAAYYYHGIIVDKGTEPSSHVSALCCFLAAEELLTESKKASLSFCLAEPVTRTPPPWGVMKHLNKKVPETATRKSQMYGYLLDQEKGRALPDLPEFQLSLKPDEYTLPETDSTWNSEIPGQSLKEHLKDCEDGVETE; encoded by the exons ATGGGGTGTGCAGTTTCTGTCTACGCGgttggaaaaaagaagaagaagaacatcaTTCCTGAAGTCAGCATTTTCGTCCCTTCAATGCGCGTTCCTGTTCAATGTGATCTCCAGAGGACACTTAAGGGTGTGATTCCGAAGGATCTTGTTGATAGACTAACTTCTATAAGGAATCAGATTGTTTTGATCGCGCAAGATACAG ATGTTTCTGCTATCGATGAATTACAACAAGCTCTCGAGGAGTATTTGTCTCTTCTTGTTGGCCTCACTAAAAAAG AATTTGGGCTTCAAGACTTGATTGGATTTAAGTGGAGAAACTTAGAAGATGGGCAAGAG CAGGAAATGTCGGTAGCAAACTCCTGGTTTGAATTACTGTCTGTTCTCCACATGATGGCAATGTTAACATTAGTAGAGGCAAATATGAAGTTAATACCAAAAGACAGTGCTATGACTGAACGTGTTGTATCCGGAG ATTGCATGAGGGATGCTGTTGATTTGCTGCTAAAAACAGCAGGTTATTTGGATTTCTGTGTTCAAGATGTTCTTGTCCACCTACCACCTGATGTTAA GAACAGATTGCCTAAAGATTTGCATCGGAGTATTCTTGAAGCCACATCAAACCAAGCACTAGCCCAG GGAACTGAAATTCAATTAGGTTTGGCTCTTGAAAGTCAGAATGCAACTTTATCAGTGAAGAGGAGGCTGGCATGTGAAGCAGTAAGCTACTATGGACAG GCTCTTTGCTGCTTGTCTGGAAATAATAATTTCAATGGAACAGCGAAAAAGCATATATTATTCATCAAATGGAAGTATCTTGAAGCAaag GCTGCAGCTTACTACTACCATGGTATAATCGTCGACAAGGGCACAGAACCTTCATCCCACGTTAGTGCACTGTGTTGTTTCCTCGCAGCAGAAGAATTACTTACAGAAAGCAAAAAGGCTTCATTAAGTTTTTGCCTTGCAGAACCTGTGACAAG AACTCCTCCACCATGGGGTGTTATGAAACATTTAAACAAAAAAGTTCCCGAAACGGCTACCAGAAAGTCTCAGATGTATGGCTACCTTTTGGATCAAGAAAA AGGTCGAGCATTGCCAGATCTTCCTGAATTTCAGTTGTCGCTCAAACCTGACGAATATACATTGCCAGAAACAGATTCAACATGGAATAGTGAAATACCTGGACAAAGCCTCAAAGAACATCTCAAAGATTGTGAAGATGGGGTGGAAACTGAATAA
- the LOC104225146 gene encoding cyclin-dependent protein kinase inhibitor SMR6-like, giving the protein MGSSKKHQVDRRKEESKMWVIAGIALRPKLKSIATKKPNREECEDEEECSTTPTARNSRIPEKLPCPPAPVKRRPVSVCNYDGAREYFNPPDLESIFIIHHVQRPTY; this is encoded by the coding sequence ATGGGATCTTCAAAGAAACACCAAGTGGatagaaggaaagaagaaagcAAAATGTGGGTAATTGCAGGAATAGCCCTTCGGCCAAAACTGAAATCAATAGCCACAAAAAAGCCCAATAGAGAAGAGtgtgaagatgaagaagagtgTTCAACAACTCCAACGGCAAGAAATTCAAGGATACCGGAAAAACTTCCATGCCCGCCGGCTCCGGTGAAACGCCGGCCGGTATCAGTATGTAATTATGATGGTGCTAGGGAATATTTTAATCCACCAGATCTTGAGTCTATATTTATTATTCACCATGTTCAGAGACCAACTTATTAA
- the LOC104225142 gene encoding uncharacterized protein isoform X2, which produces MGCAVSVYAVGKKKKKNIIPEVSIFVPSMRVPVQCDLQRTLKGVIPKDLVDRLTSIRNQIVLIAQDTDVSAIDELQQALEEYLSLLVGLTKKEFGLQDLIGFKWRNLEDGQEEMSVANSWFELLSVLHMMAMLTLVEANMKLIPKDSAMTERVVSGDCMRDAVDLLLKTAGYLDFCVQDVLVHLPPDVKNRLPKDLHRSILEATSNQALAQGTEIQLGLALESQNATLSVKRRLACEAVSYYGQALCCLSGNNNFNGTAKKHILFIKWKYLEAKAAAYYYHGIIVDKGTEPSSHVSALCCFLAAEELLTESKKASLSFCLAEPVTRTPPPWGVMKHLNKKVPETATRKSQMYGYLLDQEKGRALPDLPEFQLSLKPDEYTLPETDSTWNSEIPGQSLKEHLKDCEDGVETE; this is translated from the exons ATGGGGTGTGCAGTTTCTGTCTACGCGgttggaaaaaagaagaagaagaacatcaTTCCTGAAGTCAGCATTTTCGTCCCTTCAATGCGCGTTCCTGTTCAATGTGATCTCCAGAGGACACTTAAGGGTGTGATTCCGAAGGATCTTGTTGATAGACTAACTTCTATAAGGAATCAGATTGTTTTGATCGCGCAAGATACAG ATGTTTCTGCTATCGATGAATTACAACAAGCTCTCGAGGAGTATTTGTCTCTTCTTGTTGGCCTCACTAAAAAAG AATTTGGGCTTCAAGACTTGATTGGATTTAAGTGGAGAAACTTAGAAGATGGGCAAGAG GAAATGTCGGTAGCAAACTCCTGGTTTGAATTACTGTCTGTTCTCCACATGATGGCAATGTTAACATTAGTAGAGGCAAATATGAAGTTAATACCAAAAGACAGTGCTATGACTGAACGTGTTGTATCCGGAG ATTGCATGAGGGATGCTGTTGATTTGCTGCTAAAAACAGCAGGTTATTTGGATTTCTGTGTTCAAGATGTTCTTGTCCACCTACCACCTGATGTTAA GAACAGATTGCCTAAAGATTTGCATCGGAGTATTCTTGAAGCCACATCAAACCAAGCACTAGCCCAG GGAACTGAAATTCAATTAGGTTTGGCTCTTGAAAGTCAGAATGCAACTTTATCAGTGAAGAGGAGGCTGGCATGTGAAGCAGTAAGCTACTATGGACAG GCTCTTTGCTGCTTGTCTGGAAATAATAATTTCAATGGAACAGCGAAAAAGCATATATTATTCATCAAATGGAAGTATCTTGAAGCAaag GCTGCAGCTTACTACTACCATGGTATAATCGTCGACAAGGGCACAGAACCTTCATCCCACGTTAGTGCACTGTGTTGTTTCCTCGCAGCAGAAGAATTACTTACAGAAAGCAAAAAGGCTTCATTAAGTTTTTGCCTTGCAGAACCTGTGACAAG AACTCCTCCACCATGGGGTGTTATGAAACATTTAAACAAAAAAGTTCCCGAAACGGCTACCAGAAAGTCTCAGATGTATGGCTACCTTTTGGATCAAGAAAA AGGTCGAGCATTGCCAGATCTTCCTGAATTTCAGTTGTCGCTCAAACCTGACGAATATACATTGCCAGAAACAGATTCAACATGGAATAGTGAAATACCTGGACAAAGCCTCAAAGAACATCTCAAAGATTGTGAAGATGGGGTGGAAACTGAATAA